In a single window of the Drosophila albomicans strain 15112-1751.03 chromosome 3, ASM965048v2, whole genome shotgun sequence genome:
- the LOC117566666 gene encoding uncharacterized protein LOC117566666, translating to MSDCQSIYLCFRMFTKISETQAVVFKFSNAVCETYNESWFLIHKCRIRAVNRNINTFNFNGTVLHPAYDISINGQVFKKANGYKPWLFKASIDGCQFIKRAYNPVAILVFNIFKEFTNFNHSCPYNGTQLVKGFYLRPELLKLPIPSGDYLLSLTWLFDKRPQFVTNIYFVFEEDL from the exons ATGTCCGACTGTCAGTCTATCTATCTGTGCTTTCGTATGTTCACcaagatctcagagact CAAGCAGTTGTGTTTAAGTTTTCGAATGCAGTGTGTGAGACTTATAATGAGTCATGGTTTCTTATACACAAATGTCGAATTCGTGCTGTCAATcgtaatataaatacttttaactTTAACGGAACTGTGCTCCATCCTGCCTATGATATTTCTATTAATGGGCAAGTCTTTAAGAAAGCCAATGGCTATAAGCCATGGCTCTTCAAGGCATCTATTGATGGTTGTCAATTTATCAAGAGAGCGTATAATCCAGTTGCAATACTTGTTTTTAACATCTTTAaagaatttacaaattttaatcacTCATGCCCCTATAat GGAACTCAATTGGTTAAAGGTTTTTATCTTCGACCTGAACTGTTAAAACTTCCAATACCAAGTGGCGATTATTTGCTGTCATTGACTTGGTTATTTGATAAGAGACCACAATTTGtgacaaatatatattttgtatttgaagaGGATTTGTaa
- the LOC117566668 gene encoding uncharacterized protein LOC117566668 translates to MRITQITVVFLFYWISYDLSCNEAVIFKFSNAVCKSFNESWFLIHQCRIKAIKRNVNTLNFNGTVLYPAYDIFVHLQVFKKANGYKPWLFNVTVDGCRFIKRPNSPFAMLIFNLFKDFSNFNHSCPYMGPQLVKGFYLRHELLKLPLPSGEYLLAITWLFDRRPQFKTDVYFVFTE, encoded by the exons ATGCGTATCACTCAAATTACCGTTGTCTTCCTCTTTTATTGGATTTCTTATGATCTAAGTTGCAAT GAAGCTGTTATATTCAAGTTTTCAAATGCCGTTTGTAAGTCGTTCAATGAATCATGGTTTCTTATTCACCAATGTCGAATCAAGGCCATTAAGCGCAATGTGAATACTCTTAACTTCAACGGAACTGTGCTTTATCCTGCTTACGATATTTTTGTTCACTTACAAGTATTTAAAAAGGCCAATGGATACAAGCCGTGGCTTTTCAATGTCACTGTTGATGGTTGTCGATTTATAAAGAGGCCAAACAGCCCCTTCGctatgttaatatttaatttatttaaagatttctCCAACTTTAACCACTCATGTCCTTATATG GGCCCGCAATTAGTTAAAGGATTTTATCTTCGTCATGAACTGTTAAAACTTCCTTTACCATCTGGCGAATACTTACTAGCAATAACTTGGTTATTTGATAGAAGACCACAATTTAAAACagatgtatattttgttttcactgaa
- the LOC117566667 gene encoding uncharacterized protein LOC117566667, which translates to MRITRITVVFLFYWICYDLSCNEAVIFKFSNLVCKSFNESWFLIHQCRIKAIKRNVNTLNFNGTVLYPAYDIFVHFQMFKKANGYKPWLLNVTVDGCRFIKKPNSPAVLLIFNLFKDFSNFNHSCPYMGPQLVKGFYLRHELLKLPLPSGEYLLAITWLFDRRPQFKTDVYFVFTE; encoded by the exons ATGCGTATCACTCGAATTACCGTTGTCTTCCTCTTTTATTGGATTTGTTATGATCTAAGTTGCAAT GAAGCTGTTATATTCAAGTTTTCAAATCTCGTTTGTAAGTCGTTCAATGAATCATGGTTTCTTATTCACCAATGTCGAATCAAGGCCATTAAGCGCAATGTGAATACTCTTAACTTCAACGGAACTGTGCTTTATCCTGCTTATGATATTTTTGTTCACTTTCAAATGTTTAAGAAGGCCAATGGATACAAGCCGTGGCTTCTCAATGTCACTGTTGATGGTTGTCGATTTATCAAGAAGCCAAACAGTCCCGCCGTATTgctaatttttaatttatttaaagatttctCCAACTTTAACCACTCATGTCCTTATATG GGCCCGCAATTAGTTAAAGGATTTTATCTTCGTCATGAACTGTTAAAACTTCCTTTACCATCTGGCGAATACTTACTAGCAATAACTTGGTTATTTGATAGAAGACCACAATTTAAAACagatgtatattttgttttcactgaa